The genomic window CTCTAGAAAGTTATTTCCCATATAAAGTAGCATTGCACAAAAGTTGTCATGGTTTAAGAGGTATGCGCTTAGGAAGCTGTTCTGAAAAAGTAGAACGTCTTCCCAATAAACAAAGACAACTTCTAAAAATGGTCGATGGAATTCAGTTAATCTTTCCATCCCGAAGAGATGAGTGTTGTGGATTTGGAGGTACATTTAGCGTTACTGAAAGCGATGTTTCCGTTCGTATGGGGAATGATAGAATTCAGGACTATATGAATAATGGTGCTGAATATATTACCTCTGGAGATATGAGTTGCTTAATGCATTTAGAGGGTTTAATTCAAAGGCAAAAACTTGATATTAAAATCATACATCTTTCTCAAATTCTTTCTTCTGATATCAAAAAGAAAACAGAACAAAAGGCACCAAAACTTACTACTCACGCTTAAATGATTTACAATGGGAATATCAACACACCCAGACGAGGCTAAAGCTTTTAATAAGCAATCAGAAAGAGTTACATGGCATGATAAAACACTTTGGTTTGTCAGAGAAAAAAGAGATAAATCCGTGCATCAACTTCCAGAATGGGAGACGTTAAGAGAACTAGCTGCTCAGATTAAAGCACATACTTTATCTCATTTAGATGATTATCTACTACAGTTTGAAAAACAAGCTAAGAAAAATGGCATAAAAGTACATTGGGCCAAAGATGCAGAGGATCATAATCAAATTGTGAAAGATATTTTGATAAAGCATGAGGCTAAAAAAGTTGTAAAGAGCAAATCCATGCTTACAGAAGAATGTGGCCTCAATCCGTATTTATCTAATGAGGGAATTGAAGTAATTGATACTGATTTAGGGGAAAGAATCGTTCAGTTAGCGAAAGAAAAACCTAGTCATATCGTATTGCCTGCTATTCATAAAAAGAAAGAAGAAGTTGGTGAATTATTCCATCAACATTTACAAACCGATAAGGGAGCAACTGATCCTACCTACCTTACAGAGGCTGCACGACAACATCTTAGAGAACAATTTCTTACCGCTGATGCCGCCATTACAGGAGTCAATTTTGCTGTGGCAGAAACAGGGGGATTTGTGGTGTGTACGAATGAAGGAAATGTAGATATGGGGGCAAATCTAGCCAAAGTACATATCGCTAGTATGGGTATCGAAAAGATCATTCCATTGAAAAAGCACTTAGGTATTTTTCTTCGTTTACTCGCGAGAAGTGCGACAGGGCAGCCAATAACTACTTATTCCTCTCACTTTCATAAACCAAAAAAAGGAAAGGAACTACATATCATTCTGGTGGATAATGGAAGAACAAAACAACTTAGTAAACCCGACTTCAGAAGTTCATTAAACTGTATTCGATGTGGGGCGTGTATGAATACTTGTCCGGTATATAGAAGAAGTGGTGGACATAGTTATAATTATAGTATTCCCGGTCCTATTGGAGCAATACTTTCTCCTGGAAAGGACTTAAATAAATACAGTTCTTTACCGTTTGCTTCCACGCTTTGTGGGTCATGTACAGACGTATGTCCAGTAAAAATTGATATACATACTCAATTATATAAATGGAGACAGATTATTGGGGATAAGGGGCATCTTCCACCATCCAAAAAATGGTCCATGAAAATTACAGGTAAAGTCATGGGACATCCTAAAACTTTTCACATTGTAAGCTTACTTGGAACTACCTTATTAAAGTCACCTAAAATGATTTTAAATAATCCATTCAACACATGGGGAAAAGACAGGGATCTACCACAACCGAAACATACATTTTCTCACTGGTATAAGAAACAAAACAAACATGAAGAACAATAGATCAAGTATTTTAGATACTATTAAACACACAAAAATACCTGAAGTCGAACTGCCAAGGATCCCCTATTTTCAAGGGTTATCATATGATATTTTAAATTACTTTACCGATATGCTTTATCAATTGGGTGTAGAAGTAATTAATGGTGAAAACTTGGAAGATCTCCCTCCTATTATTAGTCATCTAGGATATGATAACCAATTGATATTTACACAGTTTTGTGAATTGCCTTACAGAAAGAAAATAAAAGAAGAAAAACTAAAAGACATCTCCCTTTCTATTTTAAAAGGAGAACTTGGAGTGGCTGAAAATGGTGCTATTTGGGTAAATGATTATAAACTACCCCATCGTGCTTTAACGTGTATTGGGGAGCACTTAATCATCGCTCTCTCAAAGAAGAATATTGTATGGAATATGCACGAAGCTTATGATACCGTTCAACCAGAAAACCATGGGTACGGAGTGTTTATTTCTGGTCCTTCTAAGACGGCTGATATAGAGCAATCTTTAGTAAAAGGGGCTCACGGAGCTCGATCTTT from Flammeovirga yaeyamensis includes these protein-coding regions:
- a CDS encoding (Fe-S)-binding protein; translated protein: MKIGLFIPCYVNQLYPEVGMATLQLLEQFGEVEYPTSQTCCGQPMANSGCEKDSIGSIKVFFEAFQKYDVVVGPSASCVLHLREHGVKLFPEAKEVIDKTYDLTEFLYDVVEVRSLESYFPYKVALHKSCHGLRGMRLGSCSEKVERLPNKQRQLLKMVDGIQLIFPSRRDECCGFGGTFSVTESDVSVRMGNDRIQDYMNNGAEYITSGDMSCLMHLEGLIQRQKLDIKIIHLSQILSSDIKKKTEQKAPKLTTHA
- a CDS encoding LutB/LldF family L-lactate oxidation iron-sulfur protein; this encodes MGISTHPDEAKAFNKQSERVTWHDKTLWFVREKRDKSVHQLPEWETLRELAAQIKAHTLSHLDDYLLQFEKQAKKNGIKVHWAKDAEDHNQIVKDILIKHEAKKVVKSKSMLTEECGLNPYLSNEGIEVIDTDLGERIVQLAKEKPSHIVLPAIHKKKEEVGELFHQHLQTDKGATDPTYLTEAARQHLREQFLTADAAITGVNFAVAETGGFVVCTNEGNVDMGANLAKVHIASMGIEKIIPLKKHLGIFLRLLARSATGQPITTYSSHFHKPKKGKELHIILVDNGRTKQLSKPDFRSSLNCIRCGACMNTCPVYRRSGGHSYNYSIPGPIGAILSPGKDLNKYSSLPFASTLCGSCTDVCPVKIDIHTQLYKWRQIIGDKGHLPPSKKWSMKITGKVMGHPKTFHIVSLLGTTLLKSPKMILNNPFNTWGKDRDLPQPKHTFSHWYKKQNKHEEQ
- a CDS encoding LutC/YkgG family protein, producing the protein MKNNRSSILDTIKHTKIPEVELPRIPYFQGLSYDILNYFTDMLYQLGVEVINGENLEDLPPIISHLGYDNQLIFTQFCELPYRKKIKEEKLKDISLSILKGELGVAENGAIWVNDYKLPHRALTCIGEHLIIALSKKNIVWNMHEAYDTVQPENHGYGVFISGPSKTADIEQSLVKGAHGARSLKVFLYG